A region of the Fulvia fulva chromosome 7, complete sequence genome:
TTGCCATGGGTTCCTTTGATATCTGGTGGGAAGGCGGTTGCTGGTAAGCAGCCGGCAGACCTGAAGGAGAGCACATGCTAACTGAAGATGCTGCGTAGGGAGTGGGATGTTGCTGCTGGTATCTGCCTACTGCAGGAAGCAGGAGGTCTAGTCACCACAGCTAATCCACCGGCCAACAACGAAACCGCCAATGTGCCCGAGACACATCTCGGTAGCCGTCTCTACCTAGCCATCCGTCCAGCTGGCGACACGGCGACAGAGACAGGTCGACAGAGCCAAGAGAGAACCGTACGCGAAGTATGGCGGCGTGTAGAAACATTGGACTACTCGCGACCAGGAGTGTAACGCATAGCCACAACAATACTATAATCATGCTCCCAGGCACGACCGAAAGGACAGCATCGCGACAGCAACATTGAGTCATGGCGCGGCTGCTTTATCATACTTTGGATTCATGGCATGATTCATATCCTGGCCTGCTCCAACGCACGATTGATGGCCTGTTTAACTTCTTCAACAGGTAACTGCTCAACCGTCTTACCATGCCACAAGGTATGCTGGGCCAACCCTTGATATATCATCGCTTCCGTACCGAGGATAACCTGCCAGCCAGCTTTTTCTGCAATAGCACCAAGCTCCGTCCAAGGCGAGGGATGATAGCACATCTCAAGCATAGCACCTTTATGCGGCTTGTTCAGCAACACCTCAGCAACCCTTCGAGCTTCCTTCTCCGCTTCAGTCTTGGGCGGAAAGTTTGGCACACAAGCAACAATAGCACCCGGTCCCGCAAGTCCCTCAGCCTCCTCCGCGGTCTTGACATGCACCAACCCATCACCATAACCCTGCGACTTGCACCAGGAGATGACGGCATCGACCTCTGCCGGATCCCTGTTGACGAGATACACCTCCGGACACTTCATGTACGCCACCAAAGCATACACGGCCGAGCGCGCGGCCCCTCCACCGCCAATGACCATACCCGGCCGGCCGTGAAAGACTTCATCAGGATTGGCGATGTTCTGGTAGAAACTCTCCCGGACGCCGATGGTGTCCGTGTTGGTGCCGATGATTTTGTCCCCTCTGCGGAAGATCGTATTGCAGGCGCCTACTGCCCGGCCTTCATCCGTCAGTTCGTCCAGATGTGGAAAGATGGCCACTTTGTGGGGCATTGTGACTGCGGAGCCTGAGAGAGACGTCAGCTTTGCTTGCGACTCTGCACGTGTTTGGGTGAGGGCTGCGTACCGTATAGCCGATCGTCTTTGATGAGTCGAAGGAATTGGGACATGTCTGTCGATTCGAGGAGTTGGAAGTCCCATGGCATGCCGAGTTGCTCGAAGACGGTGTTGTGGAAGAGCGGCGAGAACGAGTGTGCTACTGGGTAGCCAAAGAGGTATCCGTGTCGTTCCACATGGTCGACTTGTGGCTCTGGGGCTGTGATAACATTTTGCTGTGGTTGGACTTCCATATCCTGGTCTGTCGCCGCCCTCTAGCTTGTTGCTATTTGTTGTCGTGATGCTCTCGGAGATGCTGATCATGCGGAAGTGAACCAATGTACACGAATGAGAAGGACCAAGCCGAAGTGAGTACTCTTCTCGGAGCCGACGACTGTTTAATACTGAATCAAAGAGAGCCAATGAATGCTCGCCTGTTCGTCAGCTGTGGCATATGATACTTGCCATTACCTACAGATCCGGCTATCTCGGTGGACCATCGTTCTCGTGCCGTCAGTCCGCATGCAAGAACAATTTGCAGAACCTCTGCACGGGCCGGATCTCTCTTTATCCCAGGGCTCGGCGTCTGACGGCAGTGGATCAGCGTGGCATCCTGTGGAGACACGTGGAGTATGGTGCATTTCTCCACCTTTCACCATGTGGTCCCCGCCGAGCTTTGCCATGCCAGGCAAGGATCAGTCGAGGCCTCGTGATAGCGCGAGAATTCTTTTCCTGCATGAGCAAGCCGAGCATCGCGGCAAAATTACCTCGCCAGTGACTTTCATTCATCCGTCCTACGACGTTACCCCGTGGGGCTTGCGAAGGTGGTATAACAGTTAACCACGTTCCCCAGATTCGAGTTCTCGCTTCAAGTTCACAGCCTTTCGAACTCTGTCTATCTGCTCGGGTCAGCGTCGAAGTCTATCGGGTTCCTGGAGTCAAAC
Encoded here:
- a CDS encoding Quinate dehydrogenase — encoded protein: MEVQPQQNVITAPEPQVDHVERHGYLFGYPVAHSFSPLFHNTVFEQLGMPWDFQLLESTDMSQFLRLIKDDRLYESQAKLTSLSGSAVTMPHKVAIFPHLDELTDEGRAVGACNTIFRRGDKIIGTNTDTIGVRESFYQNIANPDEVFHGRPGMVIGGGGAARSAVYALVAYMKCPEVYLVNRDPAEVDAVISWCKSQGYGDGLVHVKTAEEAEGLAGPGAIVACVPNFPPKTEAEKEARRVAEVLLNKPHKGAMLEMCYHPSPWTELGAIAEKAGWQVILGTEAMIYQGLAQHTLWHGKTVEQLPVEEVKQAINRALEQARI